GACCGCCAGCCACATTGCGACCGCTATTTTCCAGTGGATCCTGGACTGTCGCATCGACGTGCTTCTCGTCGAGAACGCATCGTCCTTGCCGGCCCATTTGTCCCTGGGCATGGGCATCATGCGTTGTGGAGAGCGCCTCGATCTTCCGATCGTAATTCACCACCACGATTTCTACTGGGAGCGGGGCTCGCGTTACGCCTCACCTTTCCCCGAAATCACGCAGATAGTGGAAGAGACATTCCCCCTGCGTACCTCCCACGCCAGACACGCCGTGATCAACTCCAATCAGCGGAGCGTTCTCAAGGAGAAGTTCGACATCGATGCCATGGTCGTGCCCAACGTGATGAATTTCGATAAGCCCTTCGCGCAAAAGGATTCGTACAACGCCCATCTGCCCGCGAGCATAGGGCTGCAGGACCGTGACATCCCCCTTTTCCAGATTACCAGGATTGTCCGGCGTAAGGGGATCGAAGTTGCCATCGATCTCGTCGGCCAGCTGGAAGACCCGCGCGTTAAGTTGGTAATCACCGGGAGCGCGGCCGACGATCATCGCAAGGGCTACTACAGGGAGCTTCTCAGGCAGATCGAGAGGAACGGTATGAAAGACCGGGTCATCTTCGCCCACCACAAGCTTCTCAGCGGCCGGGGATCGTCGAGTACGGGCGAGCGGATTTTCTCCCTGGCCGACGCCTACGCACACGCCGTCGCCTGCACCTATTTCAGCACCTACGAGGGTTTCGGAAACGCGTTTGTCGAGGCGGTCGTCGCCCGCAGACCCGTTTTCGTGAACAACTACAAACCCGTTTACTGGCCGGATATCGGCAGCCACGGCTTCAAGACCGTGATGCTGGAGGACAGCAACCTCACGGACGAGGCCGTGGCCGAAATCGACCGGATTATCCACGATCCGGCACTCCAAGTGGAAATCGCCGAGCATAACTTCGAACTCGGGCGGAAGTACTTCTCGTTCGAGGTGTTGGAGCAAAAGCTGCAGGCGATCTTTCCGCAGTGAGGTGAGTCATCGTGCACCGAGGACGGCGCTACAGCGCGGACCGCATGATCGATGCCCTGCGAGAAGAGGATATAAGCACCTGGTTCGACCTGGGGTTGATGCTCGACCGGCTCCGCGACGGGCGCGGCACACCGAGCCTGAATTTCGACGATGATTTCGACGCCTTCGCCCGGCACATAAGTCGCGGAGTGGGGCTGGTGACCTTCCACTGCTCGGTGGATGGCGTCACGGTGGAAATTGCGAAATATGCCGAGGCTATGCGGCACATACTGCCGGAGCCGCGACTCCACTTGATCACGGGTCGTTTCGATGTTCGCGCGGAACCGATCATGGGTCTCAGGGTCGAGCGCCACGTGTTGCCCGAAATTAGCGGATTTGCTGACTGGCACCTCTACAGGGACTTCTTCCATCGTCGCATGGAGCGGGGAAGCCCTCTCTACAATTCCCTGATTCTCTCGCTCTGGGATGACGTGCTCGTTCTCGCGAAACGCCTCGGAAGGCTGATCGAGCGTTGCGACATTCGTTTGTTGTACGTCATCAACGTCAATTCTAACCCGGGTAATGTCGCCCTGGCCCTGGCCCTCGTGCTGATCTCCGAACATATGCGCATTCCAGTCATCGCCAACAACCACGACTTCTACTGGGAGGGGGGCACGGCACGACGGAAGGAGGGGAGTCCTGCAGGACCGCGCGACCACTTCTTCACCAACTGGCACCTGGGCGAGGTATTCTCGATCATCCAAATGATCTATCCCTGGGTGTCGCGTACTTGGATTTCGGCTAACATCAGCCGCAATCAATCGGCCCAACTAGTGCGGCGGTTTGGCCACAACCCGGCCAACGTCGCGGAGTTGGGTACCGCCGTGAACACGGCCCTCTACGCACCTATCAACCGCTCCAGGCGCGTCGAGGTGCTACGGCAACTCTCCAGTCTCCTGACGGGATCACGCAAGCGGCTCGGCGCCAATTCGGGCACTGCAATCCTGCGAAAGCACCCGCTGGCGGCCGATCGTCCGCAGCCATTGCTGCTAGCGGTCCGAGAAATGAGAAACGTGGATTTTGTCCGCGACAACATGATCCTGCTTCAGCCCACTCGGATCATCAGGCGCAAGAAAATCGAAGCCAACTTTCGCATCATTTCGCGTCTGTTTTCCGATGCGGAATTCATCAACGCCTTCCACGACTCTCCGAACCTCAAGCTTACGCTGCTGGTTACGGGACCGGTGGCGGGCGAAAACGAACGTTATTTTTTTAGGCTGGTGCGTGACTTCGACAGGTGCGTGTCCCGGCTTCCCGAGTCCGTGCGGGATCGGGTGTTTTTTGCGTTGCTGTTCAGCGGGATCGACTACCCGGATTTTCGAAAGCAGTTCGACCAGCCGTGTACGATCGCCGACCTGTATGGGGTTGCATCACTCGTGGTACTACCGAGTGAAACCGAGGGCCGGGGCCTGCCAATCATAGAATCCGCCGCCTGCGGTGTTTCGATAATGACGCGGCGCTACGATCCGGAGGATGTCTTCGCCGAAGTGATTGGCGAACACCTGGCACGAGACGAGCGATTGGAGGTGACTTCTTTTCGCAATCGGATCACGCCCGCTCTCATCACGTCTGTCAAAGAGCATTTGCTCCAACCGCTGCGTTTCAGGGCGGCCACCGCACAAAACCGCCAGGTCGTCGAAAATCGCTGGTCGATGGAATCGCTGGCTCGCGACTTCGAGAGTTGCTTCCGACAGCTCCACCGACAACTTCGGGCAAACGATCGTGACCTGGAGGCCGCGTCGAAAGCGCTGTCGCGGTTCGAGAGGCGAGTGCGACGTCATCGCGGCGAACTTGGCACAGTGATGAATACCGACAATCGCGACTACCTCCCGGGCCACGGACGCATGGGGTTCATGCTGATGTTGAAGTCGCTCATCGACCCGAGCTATTTCCGCGTCGAAGAACAGCGCCAGCGCGGGATGGCTTTCGCATTCGCAGAGCAGTTGGTGTACAGGAACCCGGACCCGTCGACCCTGAGTCGCGAGAAGTTCCACGAGTTTTACAATTGCGTGGATAATCTATTCCTGGTTCGAGGGGGCGACCTGCCGATCATGTTCGACCACGCGTTCGCCTATCGGCATCGCAACCGCTGGAACCTCAAGTATCACAACCTCACGTGGCACGAGCTTACAGGTGTCATCAACCTGTTGTTCGCGCACATTGCCGCACCGCCGCCTTCCCTTGATGCGACCCGTCACGCGGCGTCCCATTTCTCGAACTGGGATTTGATGCTCGAACAAAGGTGCGGCGGATCCCTCGCGATCGACGATCGGGCCAAGCTTTGGGAACGCCTGCAGACCGACGTGCCCATCGCGTATTTCGCCGGTAGCTCGCTACAGGTGGAGATCGAGCTTTTCATCCTCCAAGCGGTGCGTGCCCGACTCGGTCTCGAGACCCACGAACCGATGACCGACAAACTTCTGAGGCGCAAACAGCTGGCGCCTATCTACATCTTTCAGCGCAGCAACCCACTGGGAAACCACCTCACCGCTGATACGTTGAAGGCTTACATCAATGAGATCGGCAACGAGGAGCTGCGGTTGCTGTTCAAAAACGGCGTCTGCAGTGTCGTTCCGACCAACCAGATCTCGGTGGGCATCGACATCAGGCAACTCGGCAAGCGTGCCCTTCGCGTGCTCGCCGAGGTGCGCGCCGGGCGTGGATTCCTGATCGGAGCGACCGAACACGCGTCCCTCACCACCGACATAGTCGACATCGAGCGGTTCCACGTCGGACAAGTGCCTGATGTGCTCACGGCCAATGTGATGAGCCTCTCGCCCGGCGACGGCTACGTCCAGTGGGTGCCTGCTAGCCTCAGGGCCACACTCGCCTACCCGACGCCCATCCAGACCGCGCGCGACCTCAGCGAGACGTTCAAGGGGCCACTGTTCCGCAGGGCGTGCGAGAGACTGGGTGAAAAGGAAGTTCTCGAGGAATTGCGGCGAGACGCCCAAGAGCGAGGATCGCCCGTCGTGAGTGTCCTCGAGAAACTGGTAACGCCACCCGCCAAACAGCAGTCCGCGGTCACCGCGCAGGCCATCAAGGGGCTCTACGCCGACGGGTTCCCCTGGTCCGGTGCGCTGGCCAGCGTGCCACCGAGCGCAGGGATGCGCTACCGCATGATCTGGTCTGACGGACCACCCCGCACTGTGCTCGATTTCATCAAGCGTTTCAACCAGGGTGCAAAAGTAAAGGCTCGTATCGCGTGGAACGGAGGCTATATCCTGAACGCCGAGCTCGTGGGCAAACTTGCCTTGCCGGAGTCCTACATCGGCTCTCCGCTGGGCCTGATCATCTCAGACGGCGAGGTCATCTGTCCCCCACTCTTCGACAAACCGGCACTACTGGTGGGAAAAGACGACTCGCTATCCATTCGGAGGGTCAGCACTCGGTTCGGCATGCGGGTCAGCGGGGCGGGCATCACGGTGGACTTCGACCCCTGCTCCTACAACGCAGTGACACCGGGAGCGGGACCCTGTTTCTACGATCTGTTATTCCCCGGAAACGGGCTGCCCGGGGATGGACGGACGCTGGTGAGGTTGGCCGGCGCGCGAGTGATGGAGGTGATCCACACCGGCGCCGGTCAGGACGTTCCAGTGTTGCCGGTCGGACTGTGTCTCTCCTTCGCCAGGGGTCAGCTGCCGGATGGATGGGTTGATGGCACCCAGCTCGATTTCGAGCTACCGGATCTGGTCGACGTGGCCCAGGCGGTGGAAGCGGGGCCGATGCTCGTGTCCGGTGGCCGCAGTTGCATCGATTTGGAGGCGGAGGGGTGGAAGACCAAGAATTCGATCGCCACACAGGCGGCTCGACTCGACTACCTCGACATGAGAGGGCCGAAGATTGCGGTCGGAGTCGACGGGAGCGGTACGCTCTCGGTGTTGACCGTGAACGGACGCATCCGAGAATCGGTCGGTGCAACCCATGTGGAAATGGCCGAGATTCTTTCCGCACGCGGCGCGGAGAGCGCCATGGGCTTTGATCCCGGGGGAAGCAGCACACTCGTGGTCGGGGAGGAAACGTTGAACATCAGTCCGTACAACCGGGACTACGAACGAAACGTCTACTCCATGCCCCCCCAGCCCCGAGCCGTCGGCAATGCGGTTATCGGCTTCTGAGAAGGTGCGTTTGGTGGGAGGCAGCCTAGTCCCACTAGGCCCCGATCGGCCGCGAGAACCCGCCGAGCTTGCCATCTCCCCCGTGAGACAGTGTCGGTGCCTGGTGTGTGTGGGATTGGGAAGACGAAGCACCAGAGATCACCAGATCTTGAGCGCATGCCCGACCCCATCACCCGCCTGAACGCAGCCCTAGAAGGCCGCTACCGCCGGCGAAGGCCACTAGGCCGTCAGCGGCCCAGAGTTCGTCGGGGTCGTGCACCACGGCCTCCGAGCGCGTCATCGAATAGAGCCCCACACGCCCTCGATCTCGTACGGTTGCTCGTTGGTCTCTTGCTGGAGCCCAAGCCATGAACGCTCTGTTCAAAGACTTCGTTTTCGGCTACCGCAGCCTCTTGAAGAGACCTGCGTCGGCCATCATCTCAGTCCTCGTGCTCTCGGTCGGGATCGGGCTGTCGGCGTTCATGTTCAGCGTCGTGTACGGCATCTGGCTCAGGGGATTGGACTTGCCCGAGGCCGAGCGGCTCACGCTGATCTGGGAAACCAATGTCTCCGAGGACGTCGACCAGCGCCGGCCTCCCGTGCACGACCTTTGGGATTGGCGCGAGCAACAGGAGTCCTTCGAGGGACTGTTCGGCTGGAGAGACGGCACGGTCAACGTGGGCCGCGAGGGAGCCAATCCGGAACGGTATGGTGGCGCGTTCGTGACCACCAACACGTTCCAGGTGTTGCGGGTTCAGCCGGTACTGGGCCGGTCATTCATCCAGGAAGATGAAGAGCCGGGTGCGCCGCTGACCGCGATCCTGAGTCACGAGTCGTGGCAGAACCATTATGGCGCGGACCCGTCGGTCCTGGGGCGGACCATCAGAGC
This Gemmatimonadota bacterium DNA region includes the following protein-coding sequences:
- a CDS encoding glycosyltransferase family 4 protein, coding for MKIGIIIGRIGDVDGVALETEKWVEVLQKMGHEIFILSGHFKKDVIEPENQKALRVLSFFSPECEWEQNRAFFFPPDDAERLLSHLDATASHIATAIFQWILDCRIDVLLVENASSLPAHLSLGMGIMRCGERLDLPIVIHHHDFYWERGSRYASPFPEITQIVEETFPLRTSHARHAVINSNQRSVLKEKFDIDAMVVPNVMNFDKPFAQKDSYNAHLPASIGLQDRDIPLFQITRIVRRKGIEVAIDLVGQLEDPRVKLVITGSAADDHRKGYYRELLRQIERNGMKDRVIFAHHKLLSGRGSSSTGERIFSLADAYAHAVACTYFSTYEGFGNAFVEAVVARRPVFVNNYKPVYWPDIGSHGFKTVMLEDSNLTDEAVAEIDRIIHDPALQVEIAEHNFELGRKYFSFEVLEQKLQAIFPQ
- a CDS encoding phosphodiester glycosidase family protein; its protein translation is MHRGRRYSADRMIDALREEDISTWFDLGLMLDRLRDGRGTPSLNFDDDFDAFARHISRGVGLVTFHCSVDGVTVEIAKYAEAMRHILPEPRLHLITGRFDVRAEPIMGLRVERHVLPEISGFADWHLYRDFFHRRMERGSPLYNSLILSLWDDVLVLAKRLGRLIERCDIRLLYVINVNSNPGNVALALALVLISEHMRIPVIANNHDFYWEGGTARRKEGSPAGPRDHFFTNWHLGEVFSIIQMIYPWVSRTWISANISRNQSAQLVRRFGHNPANVAELGTAVNTALYAPINRSRRVEVLRQLSSLLTGSRKRLGANSGTAILRKHPLAADRPQPLLLAVREMRNVDFVRDNMILLQPTRIIRRKKIEANFRIISRLFSDAEFINAFHDSPNLKLTLLVTGPVAGENERYFFRLVRDFDRCVSRLPESVRDRVFFALLFSGIDYPDFRKQFDQPCTIADLYGVASLVVLPSETEGRGLPIIESAACGVSIMTRRYDPEDVFAEVIGEHLARDERLEVTSFRNRITPALITSVKEHLLQPLRFRAATAQNRQVVENRWSMESLARDFESCFRQLHRQLRANDRDLEAASKALSRFERRVRRHRGELGTVMNTDNRDYLPGHGRMGFMLMLKSLIDPSYFRVEEQRQRGMAFAFAEQLVYRNPDPSTLSREKFHEFYNCVDNLFLVRGGDLPIMFDHAFAYRHRNRWNLKYHNLTWHELTGVINLLFAHIAAPPPSLDATRHAASHFSNWDLMLEQRCGGSLAIDDRAKLWERLQTDVPIAYFAGSSLQVEIELFILQAVRARLGLETHEPMTDKLLRRKQLAPIYIFQRSNPLGNHLTADTLKAYINEIGNEELRLLFKNGVCSVVPTNQISVGIDIRQLGKRALRVLAEVRAGRGFLIGATEHASLTTDIVDIERFHVGQVPDVLTANVMSLSPGDGYVQWVPASLRATLAYPTPIQTARDLSETFKGPLFRRACERLGEKEVLEELRRDAQERGSPVVSVLEKLVTPPAKQQSAVTAQAIKGLYADGFPWSGALASVPPSAGMRYRMIWSDGPPRTVLDFIKRFNQGAKVKARIAWNGGYILNAELVGKLALPESYIGSPLGLIISDGEVICPPLFDKPALLVGKDDSLSIRRVSTRFGMRVSGAGITVDFDPCSYNAVTPGAGPCFYDLLFPGNGLPGDGRTLVRLAGARVMEVIHTGAGQDVPVLPVGLCLSFARGQLPDGWVDGTQLDFELPDLVDVAQAVEAGPMLVSGGRSCIDLEAEGWKTKNSIATQAARLDYLDMRGPKIAVGVDGSGTLSVLTVNGRIRESVGATHVEMAEILSARGAESAMGFDPGGSSTLVVGEETLNISPYNRDYERNVYSMPPQPRAVGNAVIGF